A region of Petrotoga miotherma DSM 10691 DNA encodes the following proteins:
- a CDS encoding endonuclease III domain-containing protein — translation MNKVYEIYKDLYGFYGPQHWWPADNWFEVTVGAILTQNTSWNNVEKSIENLKQLDLLDPERLFKIKEDDLAQLIRSSGFYNLKSKRLKNFLEWLKKYNYDIDKIKDKSVVSLREELLNIKGIGKETADSILLYAFEVPIFVIDAYTKRMFLRLGLISAKEYDEFQDFFEKNLRKDVQLYNEYHALIVKHSKVYCKKMPKCSECFLKEKCEWGVNNL, via the coding sequence TTGAATAAAGTTTATGAAATATACAAGGATCTTTACGGGTTTTATGGTCCGCAGCATTGGTGGCCCGCAGATAATTGGTTTGAAGTAACTGTGGGGGCTATTTTAACACAAAATACTTCTTGGAACAATGTGGAAAAATCTATCGAAAATTTAAAACAACTTGATCTATTAGATCCAGAAAGGTTATTTAAAATCAAAGAAGATGATTTGGCTCAATTGATAAGATCTTCAGGTTTTTACAATCTCAAAAGTAAACGTTTGAAAAACTTCTTAGAATGGTTAAAAAAATATAATTATGATATAGATAAGATTAAAGATAAAAGTGTAGTCTCTTTAAGGGAAGAACTGTTAAATATCAAAGGAATAGGGAAAGAAACCGCTGATTCTATTCTTTTATACGCATTTGAAGTGCCCATTTTTGTGATCGATGCTTATACGAAAAGGATGTTTTTACGATTGGGTTTAATATCAGCTAAAGAATACGACGAATTTCAAGATTTCTTCGAAAAAAACTTAAGAAAAGACGTTCAACTTTACAACGAATACCATGCCTTGATAGTTAAACACTCAAAAGTTTACTGTAAAAAGATGCCTAAATGTTCTGAGTGTTTTCTAAAAGAAAAATGCGAATGGGGAGTGAACAACCTATAA
- the tsaE gene encoding tRNA (adenosine(37)-N6)-threonylcarbamoyltransferase complex ATPase subunit type 1 TsaE, whose protein sequence is MGSEQPIISYIKLNIEQIQKLGKTISKYIFPGEKLLLFGNLGTGKTTLTSYIVNNLSKSPINVTSPTFSLVKVYDTNPTIYHIDLYRLNDPQEIEYLDIFLDPKGIYIIEWADFLDYLTPEERLEIHISYNEDIRFRDVKIEGFGEKYKEIETSIEKEQ, encoded by the coding sequence ATGGGGAGTGAACAACCTATAATATCTTACATCAAACTCAACATAGAACAAATCCAAAAACTGGGAAAGACTATTTCTAAATACATTTTCCCGGGAGAAAAATTATTACTTTTCGGCAATTTAGGGACGGGGAAAACCACTTTAACATCGTATATAGTTAACAACTTGAGCAAAAGCCCTATAAATGTGACAAGCCCTACTTTTTCTTTAGTAAAAGTGTATGATACAAATCCAACAATATATCACATTGATTTGTATAGGTTAAACGATCCTCAAGAGATAGAATATTTGGATATCTTTTTGGATCCTAAGGGGATATATATAATTGAATGGGCAGACTTCTTGGATTATTTAACCCCCGAAGAAAGATTAGAGATTCATATTTCTTACAATGAAGATATTAGGTTTAGGGATGTTAAAATTGAAGGCTTTGGTGAAAAGTACAAAGAGATCGAGACAAGTATAGAAAAGGAGCAGTAG